In Mycolicibacterium aubagnense, the DNA window CCGTCGCCGACGGCCGCGTCGCGGTGCGCGACCACGGACCAGGCATCGATCCCGCGATACGCGGCAATCCGTTCGACCGAGGCGTCACCGGCCCCGACGGCCACCACGGCATCGGACTGGCAATCGTGGCCTGGGTCGCCCAACTCCACTCCGGCACCGCCACCATCGAACCCGCGCCCGGCGGCGGCGTGGTCGCCACAATCGCGCTACCTCAAGCTCACGAGTCGAGGAGTATGTAGTGAGGACATCGATATCCCGGATCGCTGCCGCTGCGACGCTGGCGGCCGCATTGAGCGCGGGGACGCCGGCGGTGTTGCGGGCTCTGCGGGGCTACCGCTGACCGGGATCAGCGGTAGCGTCGGTGCGGCCGGCTTCGTCCAGACCGTCGTGCAACCCGGTGTGATCGTCGACCGCCAGCCTGAGCTGAACGCGCAGGACTGTCCTCATGCGAGTCAGCGTGCCGCATTCGGTGTCCACAGCGCGTCGAGTGCCGCGGTGAGGATGGGCGTTCGGAAGACTGGCTCTCCCGGGATGGAGGCGATGGAGGCGATCAGCGCGAGAATCTGCGTTGCATCGAGGTCGTTGCGCAGCTCGCCGGATCGGTGTGCCTCCTGCACCAGTGACTCGGCGGCGTCGAGTACGAGGGCGAAACCTTCACGGAACACAGGGCTTTCGGCGTCGGTCAGGTGGAGCAGCTCGCTGGCCAGAACGCGTTTGTGCAAGAAGTAACCGTAGAAGCGGCGCAGCCAGGCCTGCAGTCTGGCGCCCGGGGTGGCGCCCTCGCACGTCTGCGCAGCCTGGCAGATCGTGGCGATCTCCTCGCTGTAGAGCGCTTCCAATAACGTGCGCCGGTCGGCGAAGTTGCGGTACAGGGTCGCCGAGCCGATATTCGCGCGGCGCGCGATGTCGGCCATCGATACGTCCGCGTCGGGGTCGGCGAACGCGGCCCGGGCGGCGGCCAGGATCTTGTCGCGATTGCGCTGTGCGTCCACCCGCCGGGTGGCGGGTGGAGTTGCGCGTTCGTTGGTCGTCATGTCTCTCACCTCGCACTTCCACGCCACGGTCGACAAGTGGGGAGGGTCTCCGTATTGTCGAAGTGGGCACCCTGTCCACTTCGACAATACTCATCCCGCCCCGTGCGCCACCACCCGGTAGCGCCGCATCGCACAGGAGATCTGTCATGATCCGCACCCCAGCACCCACCGACAGTGTCATCGGTCCGCCGACCGCGACGCTGTCCACCAGGCCCGTGATCCTGCCTGCCCCTGAACGTGGCGATGACCTGCAAGTCCGTGTCACCGCACCGGGCAGCGGCGAGGGTCTGCCGGTGGTGTTGTTCTCGCACGGGTTCGGCTTCTCGATGGACGCCTACGGCCCCCTGACCGACTTCTGGGCATCGCACGGCTTCGTCGTCATCCAGCCCACCCACCTGGACTCGGCGTCGCTCGGTCTGGCTCCCACCGACCCGCGCGGGCCGCAGATCTGGCGCTACCGGATCCAGGATCTGGTGACCATCGTCGATAATCTCGACGCGGTCATCGCGGCTGTGCCGGGCCTGCCGGGCCGGGTGGACCGCAGCCGGATCGCCGCGACCGGGCATTCTTACGGCGCGACCACCGCCAGCGCACTACTGGGAGCCCGCGTTCTGCCCCCGGCGGGTGATGCGCAGGAAGACTTCACCGACTCCCGGATCCGCGCCGGCGTACTGCTGAGCCTGGCCGGGCTGGCCGGCAACGACCTCACACCGATTGCGACCCAGTTCTTCCCGTTCATGAATCCCAGCTTCGAGCACTTCAGCGCCCCCGCGCTCATCACCGCCGCCGATGCGGACCAGTCACCACTGTCCACCCGCGGCCCGGACTGGTGGGAAGACGCCTACGCGCTAAGTCCGGGCGTCAAGTATCTGCTGACCCTGTTCGGAGCTGACCACGCTCAGGGTGGCATCCACGCCTACGGAACAGTGCCGCAGTCAGATTCGGACAACCCGGCCACCGTCGCGCTCGTGCAGCGCGTCACCACCGCCTACCTGCGTACCGCGTTGCAGGTCGATGAGACCAGTTGGCCCGCAATGCAACAGGAACTGGCCGGCCAGCTCGAACCGGGCGGCCGCATCACCACCAAGTGAGCCCGGGCGGCCGTGTCATTGACGCAACGCGGCAGCGTCGGGCGTCTGCCTCCGGGCAATCATCGAAATATGCGGTTGTGCTTGCGGTTTCGTGCACTGAGTGTGCCCACTCGGCATCGGTCGGTGCTTCGGCCCAGACGGGTCGCAAGACGGGACACCCAGGAAAGTGGTGGTGTGCCTGGGGCTGCTTAGACGCCCGCCGCCGATAACCATTCGCTGTAGAACAGCACGATGCCGAGTCCGCAGGCGACCGCGGCGATGAGCCAGAATCTAATGGTGAGTGTGGTTTCCGGCCAGCCCATTAGTTCGAAGTGGTGGTGCAGCGGGGAGTTGCGGAATACCCTTCGGCCGGTGGTGCGGAACGATGCGACCTGGACAACGACCGAGGTCACCTCGGCAACGAACAGAGAGCCCAAGACGACCGCCAGGATCTCGGTGCTACTGGTTACCGACAGGCCGGCGACGATGCCGCCAAGCGCCAGTGAACCCGTGTCGCCCATGATGATCTTGGCCGGTGCTGCGTTCCACCAGACGAATCCGATACAAGCACCTGCGGTCGCCGCCGCAACCACCGCGAGGTCGAGAGGGTCA includes these proteins:
- a CDS encoding TetR/AcrR family transcriptional regulator, with protein sequence MTTNERATPPATRRVDAQRNRDKILAAARAAFADPDADVSMADIARRANIGSATLYRNFADRRTLLEALYSEEIATICQAAQTCEGATPGARLQAWLRRFYGYFLHKRVLASELLHLTDAESPVFREGFALVLDAAESLVQEAHRSGELRNDLDATQILALIASIASIPGEPVFRTPILTAALDALWTPNAAR
- a CDS encoding alpha/beta hydrolase family protein, which encodes MIRTPAPTDSVIGPPTATLSTRPVILPAPERGDDLQVRVTAPGSGEGLPVVLFSHGFGFSMDAYGPLTDFWASHGFVVIQPTHLDSASLGLAPTDPRGPQIWRYRIQDLVTIVDNLDAVIAAVPGLPGRVDRSRIAATGHSYGATTASALLGARVLPPAGDAQEDFTDSRIRAGVLLSLAGLAGNDLTPIATQFFPFMNPSFEHFSAPALITAADADQSPLSTRGPDWWEDAYALSPGVKYLLTLFGADHAQGGIHAYGTVPQSDSDNPATVALVQRVTTAYLRTALQVDETSWPAMQQELAGQLEPGGRITTK